One window of the Triticum dicoccoides isolate Atlit2015 ecotype Zavitan chromosome 3B, WEW_v2.0, whole genome shotgun sequence genome contains the following:
- the LOC119279440 gene encoding uncharacterized protein LOC119279440, translating into MAALLVDSASNIPYFSLFLLSLSRKFPNRRRTSPRFISPSPQILPHPPPCSPTGQQTCETVCGSNLSLLLLGLYLIPIGDGAARACLLALGAGSSGRRRASSTGAAGDAHMAGWLLFLQESAARWKLHHENLAGSCCGIQERNVQLPDNSSELKQLNQDGSHGARRTQGQGSRLQIFPLA; encoded by the exons ATGGCGGCGCTGCTGGTCGACAGCGCG TCAAATATCCCTTACTTCTCTCTCTTTCTCCTTTCTCTCTCGCGAAAATTCCCCAATCGCCGACGAACCTCGCCTCGCTTTATCTCTCCTAGTCCACAAATTTTGCCGCACCCGCCGCCCTGCAGTCCCACTGGCCAGCAGACCTGCGAGACGGTCTGTGGCTCCAACCTGAGCCTGCTCCTCCTGGGCCTCTACCTGATCCCCATCGGCGACGGCGCGGCGCGCGCGTGCCTGCTGGCGCTGGGCGCTGGGAGCAGCGGCAGGAGACGAGCTTCTTCAACTG GTGCTGCTGGGGATGCTCATATGGCTGGCTGGCTTCTCTTTCTACAGGAATCAGCTGCCCGATGGAAGCTCCATCACGAGAATCTTGCAG GTTCTTGTTGTGGCATTCAAGAAAGAAATGTTCAGTTGCCTGACAACTCAAGTGAACTGAAGCAGCTGAACCAAGATGGATCTCATGGAGCCCGAAGAACCCAGGGACAAG GGAGTCGACTGCAGATATTTCCTTTGGCATGA